A window of Brettanomyces nanus chromosome 2, complete sequence contains these coding sequences:
- a CDS encoding uncharacterized protein (BUSCO:EOG09341HKQ), producing the protein MSFCRGQFFFINNSSILGVGLKRSIQHPLGTMGPLSKLAGGATGYTGYSRSATISHFIKRLLTPDSGADTKVMKALNDFPRVKKVSRSSFVTRNSVSSPLLNQRRLFSTSVLAYVEAKSAPLTSSPPTPNPSSWPINTAKPVGYLCIACSILVFAIVVLGGLTRLTESGLSITEWKPVTGSIPPLSQEDWLAEFEKYKQSPEFKELNTDMNVEEYKFIYGMEWSHRLLGRVIGVLFVVPTLYYIARKRVSPPTALKLLGICGLLGLQGFVGWWMVYSGIDKKQLVARNSKPTVSPYRLTTHLATAFTVYCCMISTGFSILRDYKIMADPKKYQKIFQQINSPSLKRFISLSKGLFVMVFFTAMTGALVAGLDAGMIYNTFPKMGEGYIPPTDELMDPLFARKSDKSDLWWRNMLENPTTVQFNHRIMAVATFCCIFALHMRSHKMKPLLPSKAYMWLSASMGLACLQVTLGICTLLWLVPTDLGAAHQAGALGLLTGVLMVVNNLKRPSRSNLILLDKFLQKAANQRTLRSIDQYLNIKLDNIETNVEKYPHFVAVRSIFIRGSSIRYIHLNPSNVDTNLLQDASRRETMASTSDKIAGR; encoded by the exons ATGTCTTTCTGTAGAGGTcagttttttttcatcaacaataGCTCCATCCTTGGTGTCGGACTAAAGAGGTCCATCCAGCATCCGTTGGGTACTATGGGTCCTCTTAGTAAACTTGCAGGTGGTGCTACTGGTTACACCGGTTATTCTAGATCAGCTACCATCTCCCACTTTATTAAGCGGCTACTCACTCCAGATTCTGGAGCTGATACAAAGGTCATGAAGGCTCTTAATGATTTTCCAAGGGTCAAGAAGGTTTCTCGTTCATCTTTTGTCACTAGAAATAGTgtatcttctcctttgttGAATCAAAGGAGGTTGTTTTCTACCTCTGTTTTGGCATATGTTGAAGCCAAGAGTGCACCTTTGACTTCTTCCCCTCCCACTCCGAATCCTTCCTCTTGGCCCATCAACACTGCCAAACCTGTTGGTTACCTCTGTATCGCCTGCTCCATCTTGGTTTTCGCTATCGTCGTCCTTGGTGGTCTTACTCGTTTGACTGAATCTGGTTTGTCCATCACCGAATGGAAACCGGTCACTGGCTCCATTCCTCCGCTCTCTCAAGAAGACTGGCTAGCAGAGTTTGAAAAATACAAGCAGAGTCCAGAGTTCAAAGAACTCAACACAGATATGAATGTCGAAGAATACAAATTTATCTACGGCATGGAATGGTCCCATAGATTGTTAGGTAGAGTTATCGGTGTCTTGTTTGTTGTCCCTACTCTTTACTATATTGCCCGTAAAAGGGTTTCCCCGCCAACTGCTCTCAAACTACTTGGAATATGTGGTCTACTTGGTCTTCAAGGTTTTGTTGGCTGGTGGATGGTCTATTCCGGTATCGACAAGAAGCAGCTTGTGGCAAGAAACTCTAAGCCTACTGTTTCTCCTTACAGACTCACTACTCATTTGGCCACGGCTTTCACTGTTTATTGTTGTATGATTTCTACTGGTTTCTCTATATTGCGTGATTACAAAATCATGGCTGACCCTAAGAAATATCAAAAGATATTCCAACAGAtcaattctccttctttgaaacGTTTCATTTCTCTATCCAAAGGTTTATTCGTTATGGTATTCTTCACCGCTATGACTGGTGCTCTCGTTGCCGGTTTGGATGCTGGTATGATCTACAACACCTTCCCTAAAATGGGAGAAGGCTATATTCCTCCAACGGACGAGTTGATGGATCCCCTTTTTGCCAGGAAATCTGACAAGTCTGACCTGTGGTGGAGAAACATGTTGGAGAATCCAACCACCGTTCAATTCAACCATCGTATCATGGCCGTGGCCACTTTCTGCTGTATCTTTGCTCTCCATATGCGCAGCCACAAAATGAAGCCTTTACTCCCAAGTAAGGCTTACATGTGGTTGAGTGCTAGTATGGGTTTGGCATGTCTTCAAGTAACCTTGGGTATCTGTACTCTACTCTGGTTGGTTCCTACCGATCTAGGTGCTGCACACCAGGCTGGCGCTCTAGGTTTACTAACAGGCGTGTTGATGGTGGTCAATAACTTGAAAAGGCCTAGTAGATCCAATCTGATTTTGCTTGACAAGTTTCTACAGAAAGCTGCCAATCAGA GAACATTGCGTTCGATTGACCAGTATCTAAATATCAAACTGGACAACATTGAGACCAACGTCGAGAAATATCCACACTTTGTTGCAGTGAGAAGCATTTTCATTAGAGGCTCTTCTATTAGATACATCCACCTTAATCCAAGCAATGTCGACACAAATTTGTTGCAGGATGCCAGTAGAAGGGAGACAATGGCCAGTACAAGTGACAAAATAGCAGGAAGATAG
- a CDS encoding uncharacterized protein (BUSCO:EOG09344M45) — translation MYIRTFSARRFLTSFRRLICTTNDGAIPSLLKSIPNIKKILSDDPISLPRSSEKHQQNGTLERRKPSLVDGCTLMKHFQSASVIQIVPKVNRSQESTINGLFNRSQIVQDWSIFEFDQIPGEGEENESNFVDSNNLPEVILLGRCNVGKSSLINALLTNVKERVKTYAKVKQRAGYTLCLNFYNIGGLFRLVDSPGYGNRGKQWQGMLVTDYLEKRRVLRNCYLLLDSKVGLNQYDEMIVQHLVQSGTSFDVVFNKIDKIPNDSRIGHLERLIGNSILADLKIQPRYYFVNSVETSKGIKYRSGINELRLSMLQSCGLNVRTLAPKKLQRDSDRLRQKRKLKNVKMIVNTKKLQRDS, via the coding sequence ATGTACATTAGAACCTTTTCTGCCAGAAGATTCTTGACATCTTTTCGACGATTAATCTGTACTACGAATGATGGCGCGATACCTTCGTTACTCAAGTCAATACCgaatataaagaagattctcAGTGATGATCCAATTAGCCTACCAAGATCGAGTGAAAAGCATCAGCAGAATGGAACTTTGGAAAGGAGAAAACCCAGTTTGGTGGATGGATGTACATTAATGAAGCATTTTCAGTCTGCATCAGTGATTCAGATTGTCCCTAAGGTGAATCGATCGCAGGAATCTACCATTAACGGACTGTTCAACAGGAGTCAAATTGTTCAGGACTGGAGTatatttgaatttgatcagATACCCGGCGAAGGAGAGGAGAATGAATCGAACTTTGTTGACTCTAACAATCTTCCTGAAGtgattcttcttggaagatGTAACGTTGGAAAGTCGTCTCTTATCAATGCACTACTCACAAATGTCAAAGAGAGGGTGAAAACGTACGCAAAGGTGAAGCAGCGGGCTGGATATACACTTTGTCTCAACTTTTACAACATTGGGGGTCTTTTTAGACTTGTGGATTCTCCAGGTTATGGAAATAGGGGTAAGCAGTGGCAAGGGATGCTGGTTACCGATTATCTTGAGAAAAGACGAGTGCTAAGAAACTGTTACTTATTATTGGACAGTAAAGTTGGACTTAATCAGTATGATGAGATGATAGTACAACATCTAGTTCAATCTGGTACTTCATTTGATGTGGTTTTCAATAAGATTGATAAGATCCCCAATGACAGCCGAATAGGCCACCTTGAAAGGCTTATAGGTAACTCTATTCTTGCAGATTTAAAGATTCAGCCTCGCTACTATTTCGTCAACTCTGTGGAGACATCCAAGGGAATTAAGTATAGAAGTGGTATCAACGAATTACGACTCAGCATGTTACAGAGTTGTGGGTTGAACGTCAGAACGTTGGCTCCTAAAAAGTTGCAAAGGGACTCTGATAGGCTGCgacagaaaagaaagcttaAAAATGTCAAGATGATAGTCAATACAAAGAAGCTGCAACGAGACTCTTAG
- the MDE1 gene encoding Methylthioribulose-1-phosphate dehydratase (BUSCO:EOG09343F4A), translating to MGLEKPDSDQLVVPADEEHPANLICELCRNFYGNGWVTGTGGGISIRDRSRNLIFLAPSGVQKERMMPLNIFVMDFKTKEYIRRPLKLKPSSCTPLFMATYIMRDTGACIHTHSQNAIMCTLLFEDVFEISCIEQIKAIPKVTGSGNLLYSDRLVIPIIENTEKEEQLEPSLRKAILDYPGTTAILVRRHGIYVWGETIWKAKIYNEAIDYLLELAVKMKQLGIPTVKSS from the coding sequence ATGGGTTTGGAAAAGCCAGATTCGGATCAGCTTGTGGTTCCtgcagatgaagaacacCCTGCCAATTTGATATGCGAACTTTGTCGCAACTTTTACGGTAACGGATGGGTCACTGGAACCGGCGGAGGCATTTCAATCAGAGACAGAAGCCGGAATTTGATCTTCCTTGCACCAAGTGGTGttcaaaaggaaagaatgaTGCCTCTCAATATCTTTGTGATGGATTTTAAGACCAAGGAATACATCAGAAGACcattgaaattgaagccTTCTTCGTGCACTCCTCTATTCATGGCAACATATATCATGCGAGATACTGGTGCCTGTATTCATACCCACTCTCAGAATGCGATTATGTGCACCTTGTTATTTGAAGACGTGTTTGAGATCTCCTGTATTGAGCAGATTAAGGCCATTCCTAAGGTGACAGGATCAGGCAATTTACTTTACTCAGACAGACTTGTTATTCCGATTATTGAGAATACCGAAAAGGAGGAACAATTGGAACCTTCTCTTCGTAAAGCCATATTAGATTATCCCGGAACTACTGCCATTCTTGTTAGAAGGCACGGCATCTACGTCTGGGGTGAAACTATTTGGAAAGCCAAAATCTACAACGAGGCTATCGACTACTTACTCGAATTAGCAGTGAAAATGAAGCAGTTGGGAATTCCTACGGTAAAGAGCTCATAA
- a CDS encoding uncharacterized protein (EggNog:ENOG41), giving the protein MKAGCTGTSNFIDAEADKRCLDLCNFDSDFPIRKDRYRAAAIVESACSSPNSSDCEDEEYCNVEIPDWDALETCDNMIRCTPPSLTESTNTPSTLSSIPETHLSSDKLPLSHPLTRNDADSNGSLPTGSQFLKLLEPELSNVSLLSSTKLSNLRDHIQTSERPIIHPERPHIHEHFPPSDPNHHYHLHYQNHLNGSLVQHDLILPSNFPFQYQQSHHCAVHDHTKVAGKYQNPQSYPEHQPTPKKQKQRPLVCKWDDCNSTLSNSDLNKHMFEQHFTPDWLHQENPGQDFYQCEWLNCMFTTNELDRLFEHIGDHGSGNHQDAPKLPVDSFDDSDLSILPISEISEESTESQVSHICKWIDPSTHILCNMEFSDTGSLTNHIISEHIKSGKSQYICQWAGCPRSGRPFAQRQKIVRHLNTHTKHKPFQCSICGKRFSLELMLQQHIRIHTGEKPYKCRICGKHFKTSSSLTIHSRIHSGDKPMVCGVCDKRFNESSNLNKHMKIHSRQFRCEICSKSFDNEGRYMKHLAACENKHSAMRNKLQCDCCNDSDRKINEEEEDGVLIKQEDGSI; this is encoded by the exons ATGA AAGCCGGTTGTACCGGAACTTCGAATTTTATCGATGCTGAGGCAGACAAACGATGTTTAGATTTATGCAACTTCGACAGTGATTTCCCTATTCGAAAGGATCGATACAGAGCCGCAGCGATCGTGGAAAGTGCCTGCTCTTCGCCTAATTCGTCAGATTgcgaagatgaagagtaCTGTAATGTTGAGATTCCTGATTGGGATGCATTAGAAACTTGCGATAACATGATTCGTTGTactcctccttctctgaCAGAGTCTACAAATACTCCATCTACACTATCCTCGATACCTGAAACCCATTTGTCTTCAGATAAATTGCCCCTATCTCATCCCCTGACAAGAAATGATGCCGATTCCAATGGCTCTTTACCTACTGGATCCCAgtttttgaaattgttAGAGCCTGAACTTAGTAACGTCTCATTATTATCGTCAACCAAGTTGAGCAATCTCCGAGATCATATTCAAACTTCAGAGCGTCCAATTATACATCCGGAGAGGCCTCATATTCATGAACATTTTCCTCCCTCTGATCCTAACCATCACTACCATCTACATTACCAGAACCATCTGAATGGCAGTTTGGTCCAACATGATCTCattcttccttcaaatttccCCTTTCAATACCAGCAATCTCATCATTGTGCCGTTCATGATCATACAAAAGTCGCTGGAAAGTACCAGAACCCCCAGTCATATCCCGAGCACCAGCCGACCCCCaaaaagcagaagcagaggCCACTAGTATGCAAGTGGGATGATTGTAATTCTACTCTTTCCAACTCGGACCTCAACAAACACATGTTCGAGCAGCATTTTACCCCAGATTGGTTACATCAGGAGAATCCCGGTCAGGATTTCTATCAATGTGAATGGCTAAATTGTATGTTCACTACAAATGAATTAGACAGGTTATTTGAGCACATTGGTGACCATGGAAGTGGTAACCATCAAGATGCACCTAAGTTGCCGGTGGATTCATTTGATGATTCGGATTTGTCGATCCTTCCAATTTCTGAGATCTCGGAGGAATCTACAGAATCTCAGGTCTCTCATATTTGCAAATGGATCGATCCAAGTACTCATATCCTGTGTAATATGGAGTTCAGCGATACAGGCAGCCTTACTAACCATATCATTAGTGAGCACATTAAATCAGGCAAGTCTCAGTATATCTGTCAGTGGGCCGGATGTCCTAGATCGGGTCGTCCATTCGCCCAGCGACAGAAGATTGTAAGACATCTCAATACTCACACAAAGCATAAGCCATTCCAATGCTCTATCTGTGGTAAGAGATTCTCCTTGGAGCTGATGTTGCAGCAGCATATTCGTATTCATACCGGTGAAAAACCCTACAAATGCAGAATATGTGGTAAGCATTTTAAAACTTCATCCTCACTTACTATTCATTCCAGAATTCACAGCGGTGATAAGCCTATGGTTTGTGGTGTATGTGACAAGAGATTTAAtgaatcttcaaacttGAACAAGCATATGAAGATTCACAGCCGGCAGTTTAGGTGTGAAATCTGTTCAAAGAGCTTCGATAATGAGGGTAGATACATGAAGCACCTCGCAGCGTGTGAGAATAAGCACAGTGCTATGAGAAATAAATTACAATGTGATTGCTGTAATGATTCAGATAGAAAGATcaatgaagaggaagaggatggTGTACTGATAAAACAGGAGGATGGTAGTATTTAA
- a CDS encoding uncharacterized protein (BUSCO:EOG09343BZ8), producing the protein MSSKIRILVPVKRVIDFALKPRINKTHDGVETQGVKFSINPFDNIAVEEAVKIRKHNKGVVESIHAVSIGPSKAKDVLRTALAKGADTSSLVDIGSKELDPLAVSKILKKIQEEQGSNLIIMGRQAIDDDAGQTGQMLAGLLGWSQATNASKVTINEDMTVEVEKAIDGGVEIVKAPLPLIITTDLTLNEPKFVTLPKMMKAKKKPLKVVRPEDLGINLESRLETVSLEEPVPRKAGIKVKSVDELISKMKELKAI; encoded by the coding sequence ATGTCGTCCAAGATCAGGATTCTTGTTCCGGTTAAAAGAGTTATTGATTTCGCTTTGAAGCCAAGAATCAATAAGACTCACGATGGTGTAGAAACGCAAGGTGTCAAATTCAGCATTAATCCATTCGATAACATCGCCGTGGAAGAGGCGGTGAAGATCAGGAAACATAATAAGGGTGTTGTCGAATCTATTCATGCCGTTTCTATTGGTCCTTCCAAAGCCAAGGATGTGTTAAGAACGGCCCTTGCAAAGGGTGCGGATACTTCGTCTTTGGTTGATATCGGTTCTAAGGAATTGGACCCTCTTGCCGTCTCAAAgattctcaagaagatccagGAAGAGCAGGGCTCTAACCTAATCATTATGGGAAGGCAGGCcatcgatgatgatgcaggTCAAACTGGTCAAATGCTTGCCGGCTTATTGGGCTGGTCTCAGGCCACCAACGCATCCAAAGTCACCATTAATGAGGATATGACGGTTGAAGTTGAGAAGGCCATCGATGGAGGtgttgagattgtcaaggCTCCTCTACCACTCATTATAACTACCGATCTTACATTGAATGAACCAAAGTTCGTAACACTtccaaagatgatgaaggcTAAAAAGAAGCCCTTGAAAGTGGTTAGACCGGAAGATTTAGGCATCAATCTTGAAAGTAGACTCGAAACTGTTTCTTTGGAGGAGCCTGTTCCCAGAAAGGCTGGTATTAAGGTGAAGAGTGTCGATGAGTTGATCTCGAAGATGAAAGAGCTAAAGGCAATTTAG
- a CDS encoding uncharacterized protein (BUSCO:EOG09340EDS), whose amino-acid sequence MEEEEPDYSKLPLEERLVHKIWKVRREAYQELDSNFQNSASEDTACFKLWLRSPELIRKAITDSNVVSEEAALSALVSFLQYGGDHTIRTLNTVVPAICEKGLSSSRPVTKKMSVDALLWYIELGSAAPVIEFIIPSLSAQSPRVVASATATINEIYQAFGCSVCPPKLALDQLPALFGHADRKVREEALHLSVTLRSYLGEGFDALIFPSLKPIQQKDLTKAFIRIDGVPRPTRILKSQQSRQLDRQEDIPVEVEDVDMVDPDIESEQLEPEDPFNLAEPVDVLPKLPSNFSQRVQDPKWKERVAVLEEVQKHFDVMRIKNQDFAEFIRVIAKCLGDANLQVVTLSAQTIVELANGIRDEFERYVSVVIGPLLEKSKEKKKSVADAVNSALDSCFRYSSFGEIYEPCVQFMSHKIPQIRIEACRFLVRCLKELPRVPSKVYGDAIMMVAIKHLDDSQVEVRTAMSEVIATMMKILGERASKQYVTKIDHRHMNKINDLYSRAEVKASRSSAVSQPKRSSSNNARRSLGPRPSLRKPVEAPSRHSFGSPNSMIPSKRGASPLKVHSKMNLASRSMRSGDELFSGNVKAPAPNMAPNMAPNMAPNMKSTERKELESLRAEKLNWQKEREQLEVSLKQQIAMNEKNVEKLEELTSTVDDYKSRYASVSVASKSKDTQLRRLQGDLEAAKGKIISLEKARQMQEQMQQQQQLQESLKTQDFQGSQKSSDPVEPAELNRRISGLSLQPSTEKEKENLYRSANKTQTTTSSLASGLYELDSNDDSWKRAAEVTNQLKARIEQMKARTRTLSQM is encoded by the coding sequence atggaagaagaagaacctgACTATTCAAAACTTCCATTGGAGGAGAGACTTGTTCATAAAATATGGAAGGTCAGAAGAGAAGCGTATCAGGAACTGGATAGTAACTTTCAGAACTCTGCATCTGAGGATACAGCATGCTTCAAGTTGTGGCTTCGAAGCCCTGAGTTGATTCGAAAGGCAATCACCGACAGTAACGTTGTTTCAGAGGAGGCAGCCTTATCTGCTTTAGTATCATTTTTGCAGTATGGTGGTGATCATACTATAAGAACTCTCAATACTGTTGTCCCGGCAATCTGTGAAAAGGGACTCAGTTCATCACGTCCTGTTACCAAGAAGATGTCTGTTGATGCCCTTTTATGGTACATAGAGCTTGGAAGTGCGGCTCCTGTCATTGAGTTTATTATTCCGTCTTTGTCTGCCCAGTCTCCACGTGTAGTGGCCTCTGCTACCGCGACAATAAATGAGATTTATCAGGCATTTGGATGCTCTGTTTGTCCTCCTAAACTAGCTCTGGATCAGCTTCCTGCCTTGTTCGGTCATGCCGATCGCAAAGTTAGAGAGGAAGCTTTACATTTGAGTGTCACGCTAAGATCTTATCTGGGTGAGGGATTTGATGCCCTTATCTTTCCTAGTTTGAAACCAATTCAGCAGAAGGATCTTACCAAGGCTTTTATCAGGATTGATGGTGTTCCTCGCCCCACAAGGATCTTGAAATCACAGCAATCAAGACAGTTGGATCGCCAAGAAGATATCCctgttgaagttgaagacgTTGATATGGTGGATCCTGATATTGAATCGGAACAACTCGAACCTGAAGATCCTTTTAATCTCGCAGAACCAGTGGATGTTCTTCCTAAGCTCCCCTCTAACTTCAGTCAGAGAGTCCAAGACCCTAAATGGAAAGAGCGTGTGGCTGTGCTAGAGGAAGTCCAGAAGCACTTTGACGTGATGAGAATCAAAAATCAGGACTTTGCTGAGTTCATTAGAGTAATTGCCAAATGTTTAGGAGATGCTAATCTTCAAGTAGTTACTCTAAGTGCTCAAACAATAGTCGAACTTGCCAATGGTATCAGAGATGAGTTTGAAAGATACGTTTCCGTGGTGATTGGTCCACTCTTAGAGAAATccaaggagaaaaagaaatcgGTGGCAGACGCCGTTAACTCTGCATTAGATAGTTGTTTTAGATACTCGTCATTTGGAGAAATCTACGAGCCATGTGTTCAATTTATGTCTCATAAGATTCCCCAGATTCGAATTGAGGCTTGCAGGTTTCTTGTACGCTGTTTAAAAGAGCTACCTCGCGTGCCGTCTAAAGTGTACGGGGACGCTATCATGATGGTAGCAATCAAGCATCTTGATGATTCTCAAGTAGAAGTTCGTACAGCTATGAGTGAGGTGATCGCtacgatgatgaagattcTTGGAGAACGTGCATCTAAGCAGTATGTCACCAAGATTGACCACAGACATATGAATAAGATCAATGATCTGTATTCCAGGGCCGAAGTTAAGGCCAGCAGGTCATCCGCTGTCTCACAACCGAAACGCTCTTCGTCGAATAATGCACGCAGATCACTCGGCCCACGTCCTTCTCTTAGAAAGCCAGTTGAGGCCCCGTCACGGCACTCCTTCGGTAGTCCAAACAGTATGATACCTTCCAAAAGAGGAGCATCTCCTTTGAAAGTTCACTCTAAGATGAACCTCGCATCGCGTTCAATGAGATCTGGAGATGAACTGTTCAGTGGTAATGTTAAAGCACCGGCTCCCAATATGGCTCCCAATATGGCTCCCAATATGGCTCCCAATATGAAGTCAACGGAGAGAAAGGAGCTGGAGAGTTTACGAgcagagaagttgaactggcagaaagaaagagagcagCTTGAGGTCAGTTTGAAGCAACAGATAGCAATGAACGAAAAGAATGTGGAGAAGCTCGAGGAATTGACTTCAACAGTTGATGATTACAAGTCGCGTTATGCGTCCGTCAGTGTGGCCTCAAAGTCTAAAGACACTCAGCTTCGAAGATTACAAGGAGACTTGGAGGCCGCCAAAGGTAAGATCATCAGTCTCGAAAAGGCTCGGCAAATGCAAGAGCAGatgcaacagcaacagcagctaCAGGAGTCGTTGAAGACTCAGGATTTTCAAGGATCTCAGAAATCGTCAGATCCTGTGGAGCCAGCCGAGCTTAACCGCCGAATTTCAGGACTATCGCTACAACCATCGAcggagaaagagaaagagaatctTTATCGTTCAGCTAATAAAACACAGACCACCACAAGTAGCTTGGCATCAGGACTTTATGAACTGGACTCTAACGATGACAGTTGGAAGCGCGCAGCTGAAGTCACTAACCAATTGAAAGCCCGAATAGAGCAGATGAAAGCCCGGACGAGGACTCTAAGCCAGATGTGA